The proteins below are encoded in one region of Nakamurella flava:
- a CDS encoding carbon-nitrogen hydrolase family protein yields the protein MSQPSLTVAVAQAEIVVGDLATNIATHLEVIRAARARLVVFPELSLTGYDLDAPSVAPTDAVLRPLIDACRASGAVALVGAPITESGRDFIAMLRVDEHGASVAARKVWVHGGEHQRFSCGTEAAVIDVDGWAVGLAICFDTNVQQHTAQLARRGVDLYAAGVLDGPGEEGERIARTFVTARALRAPVAIAHYRGSTPLFPVTVGTSMIVDADGEMLAQVDDAGMPHASACLSKAD from the coding sequence ATGTCGCAGCCGTCGTTGACCGTCGCGGTCGCTCAGGCCGAGATCGTGGTGGGTGACCTCGCGACGAACATCGCCACCCACCTCGAGGTGATCCGCGCCGCCCGGGCTCGGCTGGTCGTCTTCCCGGAGCTGTCGCTGACCGGATACGACCTGGACGCGCCGTCGGTGGCGCCGACCGACGCGGTGTTGCGTCCGCTGATCGACGCGTGCCGGGCATCCGGCGCGGTGGCGCTGGTCGGGGCGCCGATCACCGAGAGCGGCCGTGACTTCATCGCGATGCTCCGGGTCGACGAGCACGGGGCGTCGGTGGCGGCGCGCAAGGTGTGGGTGCACGGCGGCGAGCACCAGCGATTCAGCTGCGGAACTGAGGCGGCCGTCATCGACGTCGACGGCTGGGCGGTGGGTCTGGCCATCTGCTTCGACACCAACGTCCAGCAGCACACGGCTCAGCTGGCCCGGCGCGGGGTGGATCTGTACGCCGCCGGCGTCCTCGACGGTCCGGGCGAGGAGGGTGAACGGATCGCCCGCACCTTCGTGACGGCCCGGGCGTTGCGCGCACCGGTCGCCATCGCGCACTACCGCGGGTCGACGCCACTGTTCCCGGTGACCGTCGGGACGTCCATGATCGTCGACGCCGACGGGGAGATGCTGGCGCAGGTCGACGATGCCGGGATGCCGCACGCCAGTGCATGCCTGAGCAAGGCTGACTAG